The Alosa alosa isolate M-15738 ecotype Scorff River chromosome 3, AALO_Geno_1.1, whole genome shotgun sequence nucleotide sequence CATCGCTGGTAACATGCTGTTaaccccagagaatgtctaataaggggagaactgccactctcggaaaacttccggtttctgaactggttgcagttccttctgtggttccacatgagggcgctcgtccacgagtgcagaatgcatggaggtctatggagctgtacccctcaaaatccacttttctcaggatataattttttttaagtaatttgagtattgcattcgaaaggggaggcaaagaaaaacacttggttgagtattatatttttaaagtcacttgttctaaaaagcctttcaaacgtgtcaatgatgtcgctcattagcacaatgctagcgtgttttGGATCATCTTTGTATAGACACTTCCAACTTAGCTTGTTGTAGCCTCAGATTAGCTTCCTCTTCAGCAAAGCATAGGCGTGCCTTTGCTGCTTCAGCTCTAGCCCTAGCTCTGACTGCTGCAGACCCAGCTGAAGATGAACTGGATCTCACTGAACACCATACTTGCGAGCGTGTCCTTAACGACGCGCTGTGTGGGTTCTCCTGTGTTGCTGTACTTCCATGTGAACTCTCCGCTGTAGCCTGTAGctccgaggagaggagagaggaggagagaggggacgagtggagaggagaggaggagagaggaggagaggagaggaggagagaggggacaagtggagaggagaggaggagaggagaggagagaggaggagagagagaggaggagaggaggaggagatgagaggagaagagaggaggagtggagatgagaggaggagaggagaggacaatgatccaaactgtaagaaatcaaaaggacataagtactcgttcattcaacttttgaccaataacccatgttgaagttatacaaactacaatcaaatctgagatttgtcaacgacaatcaggtgaaagacacaaatttagccgtctagcgccattgactcccattcattttgcactcatggcaatcgcccccagtggaaatctggtggaactgcaaccaaaattcggtacaatgggacttaatacggagtggccaggctctccgtagacgggctctggtaacccgcaggtgttttttctttttcttcttctacaggTTTTTATGGCCGTTGGCAAACCAATGATACagtgcattaccgccacctaCTGGGCTGGAGTGTGGAACTGCTCGTGTTTCCTAGGGTACATCTCATTTTTCTTTTGTCCATCATCCCTTCCTTCCCTCCTGCTGTCCTAACCATGGTCTTAACCCCTCCTTCTTATATATTTTGTGAAGGAAACGAAGAAATGAGAATAAAGGAAGGAAAAAGAGACATATATGAGAAATGAGACATCACTCACACATCACTTAGAGACATACATGAGACATCACTCACATCACTTAGAGACATACATGAGAAATGAGACATCACTCACACATCACTTAGAGACATACATGAGAAATGAGACATCACTCACGCATCACTTAACGTCTTACTGATGATGCAGCAAAGCATCACCTCTTAGGCTAAAATAAACAGACCATTGTTACACACAAATTACAGAGGATATGAACTTATACCAAAGCCTAAAAACATCATATAAACATTAGATAGCACAAGGCTGGCAGACCACTGTCAGCTTATTGGGGGCAGATCTGGCGGTCCGCTGTCATGCTCATCGATTTTCTGGCAGTCCACTGGTGAGCTGCCAACAAATGCCCCGATATTTGTGGTAGGCCAATAATTGTGGTCCAAAGTATTTTCCATTTATTCGGTTATACTTCATCCATCAATTTAATAACATTTTATGTCTTTCCTTAATATTCACAACAAGATTGATGGTGGTCATCAACAGCAGACCAGCAGTGGTAGCCACACCACCTGCGGCGTGCCACCAGTGGTCCACTATCTACAAATCTGATTTGCTATCCAGGGTCGGCGCCAGAGAGCAACGTGTGGGGGGCTatgagcactgacaggggggcacctcacctcacttttattagttatttttccaaaattgccatataataaagagcatccttcgaggcttttggataactgaaacaATATGATCATGGGGGGAAATAGTGCAAGAACATAGCCTATAGCGTTGAAGAGACTAGCACACAACGTTTAGAATAATTTGAAGAATTTTAATAGaatagcgtaggctactgatggtaattttgataccacagatgaatagagacccagtcagaccaatagtatgaaaaatcaggaacagagtttatttacaatgatgcgcatcaagggagagacagcatgacttcacctgaagatccatcagctgctctaactagacaaggaaatagttagagTTTAAATATCTTTCCAGGCTGacaggagatggcgttggtcatcccatgtCACATGGACTAcactgattagtggcaacctggcaatccggagcagatagctactgacgcagccatgcagaacagtgaaacactgcaaagtcataatattcttgcttatctctaaacacagtcacacagatatacacagggacagtacagatatcatacagtcattacatagaatcatacttttagcatcaaagtgacccactaatgagaaatgcagaacattaaaccacatattggaatattgggcataatgttctattccacttttcTCTCACTACAATACAAGTAAATAGGCTATAAGAGACTAGCAAGCGTAGGCTAATAGGTTTCACTGTGTCTTTCCATTCATTTCGAAATGTTCTTATAAGATCCTGCTCAAAAGCAAATTGCACATACTGATAATACAACAttgcacgtaggctatgtgatcgctcaaaatgttatttaaagtaggctacagaatacaTTTACGAAGTGGCTAGGTAGATGCACCAACTGTGATGGAAAGTCTAAGGATGCACAGGACACTCTGGAGTCACTTTTTGACTTTGGAGATGTACTGTTTTGCAGCGACCGGCTACACATGCCGACTCCAGGATAAAGCAGGTTAGGACCCGTGCAGTGTTGCGCTCACTAAAGCGCGATTCATCTCcccttaaagtagcctacatgatcCAAAGCACTAAAGGCTCGAGCACTTGTATCAATTGACTTGTAGTCGTGCAAGAAAATCAAAGCGATCTGTAGAATTTTATTAATGAGAAATGatttcacagatgcacaacttcggatgcattagttcacatttgggtttacaaatgcacgaatgttgtgcatgttctcagattatgaaacacggATGTGCAAAATGTGTTTCGCACCAACTGCGCTGCAACGATTGGAGCAAAAGTGTTGAGTGCATGACtcttgaaagttgtgactcacaggataggatttgtgaacccgtagcccctattttgtgttaacaggatataaaaaaatatgtacaacttcaactttactgttacacatttatgactttagtgtgcacatgcaaaatctgcagttaaatgtggTCGCCACTTTTGCACCCAATATACCTTCATAGCGCCCCTGGTGGCTGAAGGAAACGTTGATCCTCATTTCATTTGAGACTATGGAAGTTATTCAATTATATGTAGTTAAGCCTGTTTGGAACAATGTCCATCGAGATTAAAATTATTTAACCTAATTTCACTTTATCACATATTCTTATGTCAACTCATGTTGGATCGCCACGTCCATGGCTTAACCTCCAGTTATTCTCAGAATGTGACATCCTAAGGACCTGTGTCCaccaaacacactgttttttttttgttgcgctgacAGCGCCATCAACCTAATTTTCAGGGCATTTCATTCAGAGTGCTGCCAGCGCAAAAAAGACTTTTGGTGGACACAGGTCTTTACTTTCTCAGGGTGAACCTTCTGTCAGGGCGCATACCAGTCATGTCAGACATACTTGCATGTACTTagaggtgctctaagcgatgttgggtaacttCACTTCTGttaatgttcaaacaaaacagagagctattTCGttactccccccctctcccttccgTGCAATTTAAATGCTACTAAACAtgcatctcgtcggtgattggctggaacagtttgttatgtttttatggccCATGCTGggccaagttgtttttgttgttttgtagggttgccggttcgaaccccaaccagtacggctgaagtgcccttgagcaaggcacctaacccctcactgctccccgagtgccgctgttgatgcaggcagctcactgcgccgggattagtgtgtgcttcacctcactgtgtgtacactgtgtgctgtgtgtgtttcactaattcacggattgggataaatgcagagaccaaatttccctcacgggatcaaaagagtatatatactgatgtttgctgtatgtgacaaaaattaGAAACCACttaacatcgcttagagtacctttaaTATACCAGAATATACGTTCATGCTATTTTCCCTCTGAAAACAGTCTATTTTGACATGGATTACTCTCATTTGAAAAGTGTCCAGTAAACCCTTGTCCTTGACCAGAGGAAGAGATGATTTCTTGAACATGTTGTCTCTGGGTGGCCGAGTCATTTCATTTCCGATTCAATTTGCCTTAGTGGTTTGGAGAGACTTTTTGTAATACATGTGACATAAaatgatatatttatatattatttattcattacaGTGACAGAAGAGCAATTAACAGCTCTGACAGAGACGCAAGTTAAAAATCAATAAGTGATAAGAGTGAAGCAGAAGAATCCTTCCATCTCCTTGACACAACCCAATTTCCTCATAAATGAGTAACACTAATCAGATAAGACTATGATTACAATAAGGAATTGTGATAGAACAGCATTATACAATAAATATATACCACATGACACAGTTGTTAAAAACGGTGCTTTTGGGTGTCATTTGAATGGCTACGTTTTTTTTAGACCTGAGCAGACAGGTGGAGGTCTGTAGGGTGTGTCTGGGCTCCCCCTGTGCTGCTCTCTGCAGCCTTCACAGGTAAGATCCTGAAGGACAGGTGAGTGATGAAGCAGGGAAACACTCTCTCAGTGAAGGTGTCCATGAACGTGTGGAGATGTGTGTCATTATCAAGGTCAGAGAATGACAGCTGTCCCCTGGCCGCGTCCAGCTGCACTCTAACCCTCAGAGGCTTCCGCTTGACTGTGAGGACGGTCTCCGGCTGTGATGGACACTCCGCTGTGATGGACACTCCGCTGTGTCTTCACCGTTCACACTGCTGGCTCCACTCCTCTGGCCAGACTCGGCCTTCACGCCCAGCAGCCAGACTCGGCCTTCACGCCCAGCAGCCAGACTCACGCCCAGCAGCCAGACTCGGCCTTCACGCCCAGCAGCCAGACTCAGTCTTCACGCCCAGCAGCCAGACCTCACTGTGCCCGACCTCCACGTCCCAGCGGTGGGTCCCCGAGTTAAAGCCCTCAGAGCCCAGGACACAGAGGCAGCTATCGAATCTCTCTGGGTTCTCAGGGAGCTGCTGTCTCTGCTCACGGACGCTCACACTGGCCAGGTCCTCAGACAGAGTTAGGAGAGCGTGTGCAGTGTTGGGGTCCAGAGTCACAGGAGCTGCAGAGAGAACGTGGCAGTATGGTTGGGGTGGATATGATGAGGATAATGGATGACTGATGATTGTGGTGCTAGTGATGATGAGTGGTGGTGATTATCATTAATCTTTAATATGGAACTGAAACACACTCAAATCCTGGATGCTTCATATAAGTGCAtggctcttgtgtgtgtgtgtgagtgtgagtgtgtgtgtgtgtgtgtgtgtgagtgtgagtgtgtgtgtgtgtgtgtgtgtgagagtgtgtgtgtgtgtgtgtgtgtgtgagtgtgtgtgtgtgtgtgtgtgtgtgtgtgtgtgtgtgtgtgtgtgcgcacaaacagatatacacacacataagaccGTATACTTCTCCCAGACTCTGAACTTCAGGTTGCCCAGGTGCTTTGCCACATTGATCAGAGCTCCTGAAACCCTCTTTGGATCCTGCAGTGTGCACTGGGCTCTGGAATAACATTCAGGAGTCAGTGCTGCTGTGGGTTTGGGTTCAGaaccagagagaagagagatgcaGGAGGCAAAACACTCACCTTTCCACTGTGCTCTTGTAGGTCTGGAAAAAGAAAAGACCGAGCTTGGTTTCACCTTCTTAGACTCCATTCTCAGATATTGATGTTAGAGATTCACAACCCAACTTCTAGTCTGAGTCCTACCTGCAGtaatgtgatgtcatcagctcccatctcctcgTCTATGGCTCTGATTGTGTCTGAGCAGGGCCGGCCCGAGGCATAAGCGAACtaagcggctgcttggggccccctggtggccaatcgagtttcttttcttttttttacataataaataacgtaaacaagtgacatcaatgaattaataaatgaaacaattaataattcaaaacaagaaaattctgatttcatgataaacatgcctgcctacctctactgtgtctgccagcctttgagtcacgcGCATAAACTAGGCACCTCGGGTGCATAGACAAttcgtgcagacactgcatcaagttcaaaaatcgGAAGAGACGGCAATGTTAAGACAAGTCACAAAAATGGACGTATCCCTCGtgccgaaaacagaaagaagaaaatgacagaggaggagaaaaacgagcaagatacaggtatgtttgcatgattatttacagtatgttttgtgcttgaggtagctagcaagctgtcatgatctaatataagccatcaccagagctaaatccccgccatcaacagagaaatgtctcccattaatatacatttatctaggtgtatttcagatgtcaaggatattgggattgttttggatgttcaatcaagcatgtTCCCTAGCCAAAGgtgggcttatgttgtaaattgaagttagctagctgactgaagtggacattagcactacagtagctacatgaaaacgtagctgaaggcaaatttaccacagagggattgtttctgatttcgcacttgaaagtgttgatagtttattactgttctatagtatgtgacatagtggtacgtctgatagcaacagcaggctaagcccaggctcccagtcccaaccccaacccactgactagcgcgactctgggcatcggtaacgttccagcttcataggcaaagatggaacagtACGTGCGCTCTGCTCAATCtttggagagagatggtagcatttgagaaaatataccatgttgggtggggagacttctgtgatgaaaatagactttttgattaagatagtggcaagtgatgtagcggtgctaccctaatatttaggctgcagtagatcaccatgttaagcgtTCACTATACTGCAattatgcctcatttgccaatagaatatgaattgttagATGTGGAattgttgatgagtgtaagtaatgatagcaaaataaactcattctgctcgatCAACTATGCACTAtgcaatatttaaaaaaatttcAGGGACACTGTTAAAATactttggagcacatctctacctctacctaactctacctcatcaagtgtctgcctccatggctgatgacacagaaggtgaggttttcttgatggcaaatggttacatagcctgttaatatgacatgacacatttaacatagtt carries:
- the LOC125291680 gene encoding zinc-binding protein A33-like codes for the protein MASRTFSEEDLSCPVCCDIFNNPVLLDCTHSICESCLQKVWRTNRARQCPVCRKRNSRDKYPLNLVLKNLCETFQQEIGQRERYCGLHISEFKLFCKDDNQLACLMCQDTRLHKNHNFSPINVAALKLKEELKIKLQPLQKKLDTLKLKDPMMELPNIFAYASGRPCSDTIRAIDEEMGADDITLLQTYKSTVERAQCTLQDPKRVSGALINVAKHLGNLKFRVWEKYTVLSPVTLDPNTAHALLTLSEDLASVSVREQRQQLPENPERFDSCLCVLGSEGFNSGTHRWDVEVGHSEVWLLGVKTESGCWAHSGVSITAECPSQPETVLTVKRKPLRVRVQLDAARGQLSFSDLDNDTHLHTFMDTFTERVFPCFITHLSFRILPVKAAESSTGGAQTHPTDLHLSAQV